Genomic window (Microbacterium oxydans):
ACCAGGCGTTGCCGGTGAGGGGAGCGGTGATGAGGTTCGCGCGGATCAGCGTGTACCCCGCCCACGCGAGCGGGAAGATCGCGGCGATGAAGATCGTCGACCACGGCAGCGCCCGCCGGCGCGGCGCGAACAGCACGTCGAGGAGCATGGCGAGCGGGAGGATGACGTGCATGCTCTCGTTGGTCCACACCTCCGAGACGCCGTCGAGGGGGATGTTGCGCAGCAGCAGGTTGTACACGATGCCGGTGACGATCATGTAGGTGCTCACGCACGCGAACAGCGTGGCCAGCCAGCGCGGCTCCGGATCGTTCCGTCCGCGGGTGCGCAGCATCCACACCGCGCCGATCACGAACGTCACGACGGCACCGATGTTCGAGAGCACGGTGAAGTAGCTGAAGAAGTTCGTCACGACCGTGGGGAGGTGACTTCCCCACTCCGTCGTGGACGCCTGAGCGTTGCCGACGCTCTGCGCCAGCTGGCGGATCAGTGCCGCCGTGCCGAGAAGGGCTGCGGCGATGCGCAGATAGGGACACCAGGTCGTCATTTCGCCTCCGTCGGCAACTGTAGTGGCAGGTTTCGATAGACCGCGGCACCGATATATCGATATCGTCGGACCGTTCACGCAGAACGCGCATGGCGGAGGGGCATATGAGCGAAGGCGGAAGCAGCACGATCGACGCGACCGGAGCGAAGAAGCGACGGTTCCGTCGCGCCGGTCTCAGCATCCAGTCCAAACTCCTCATCATGCTGCTGGGGGTGAGCCTCGTCTCCTCGGTCATCG
Coding sequences:
- a CDS encoding Pr6Pr family membrane protein, yielding MTTWCPYLRIAAALLGTAALIRQLAQSVGNAQASTTEWGSHLPTVVTNFFSYFTVLSNIGAVVTFVIGAVWMLRTRGRNDPEPRWLATLFACVSTYMIVTGIVYNLLLRNIPLDGVSEVWTNESMHVILPLAMLLDVLFAPRRRALPWSTIFIAAIFPLAWAGYTLIRANLITAPLTGNAWWYPYPFLDPHQVPGGYLGVSGYIVGIAIAIIGVAAGVVWVGRARGAKTVAPA